The DNA segment CTTAATAGTTTAATTTATGCTAGTAATTACCTAGAGTTTTTTGCTGGAGAGGTGGCCGAGTGGCTGAAGGCGCACGCTTGGAAAGCGTGTAAGCGTTAATCCGCTTCGAGGGTTCGAATCCCTTCCTCTCCTCCATTTAATAAAATTTTTTAAAAAATTATTTTAAAACGCTAAAGTTAGGGTCACAGTTTTCTACTATGCTGATCATGTTGGCAAAATTTTGTTTGGACGCCGCCTTCCAAAAATTCTCTTTACAGTCATTAAGGCCTGACAATATATCGTGCCCTCCCTTTTTTGCAGTAATAAAATATTTATGCTTTTTATTTTTTTGCCCTTTATAGTGAGACAAGGCATTATCAAGAGGTACTGCTATATCCCAAGAACCCTGAAAATAAATTACGGGTGTAGTTTTAATTTGCCAGTTATTAGAATTCCAAAACTGTGACTCGTCTGCATTATCCTGCAAACCTCTGTAAATTTCTTTTTGTGTTATAACTTTAAAAAGCAAAGACTTTTCACTGGTATTATTAAGAGTGTCTTCTTTCTTGGGCGAGGCGCCAAGCGCACGGTCTATTTGTTTTGGTGCGTAAGCTTTAACTTGATTTTTTAAAATCTGTAAATGTTGTTTTAACTCTAAATAACGGTAACCGTTTTTGCTGGTAGAGCTCATTTGCGAAAGAGTTTGCCCTAGGTTTTTTAAAAATGTTTCTAGCTCCACTTCATAGGAAAAATAGTTAAAACCTATTGTTAGTTTGGCAAAAATCATATTAAGCCATGTTTGTGTTTTTATCCCCAAGGGAAATACAAAATCTTCGCTGTTGGTAATGGCGGCAACATTAGGGGGAAATAATTTTTGCAGCCTTTCGCTAAGCCCGCTATATAACTGTCCCCAAACAGCTTGTACATTTTTTGCTTGATCATCAATATGAATAGAATGACCAAGAACTCCCGTAAGCAATACAGCCTGTGGCTTTAAAAGACCTTCTTTGTTTTCGATATAATGAACTAGTTGAGTGGCAACAACCGTTCCGTAAGACCTGCCTACAATAATATAATTACTTAATTTTTCTTTTTTTATTAACGCAACCAAATCTTGCACAATGTTTTTTGTTGAGTAACTAGAGCTGGGCAAATTGTTGTTAGCATTACAATCTACACTGCGTGGCCCTGTAAGAATGACATTAGACTGAATGGGCAAACCCCAATAAAGTTCTGTGTCTGTACTACGCCTTGCTGTGACAGGATCCATAAATGTTGCCTGACTATCGGTCATTGCACTTCTGCCAGGCCCCCCTGGAATAATAATAAATGTAGGCTTAGAAGAATCATTATGCTTAGTGATTTTTTGGTAATAATAAGTAAACATTTTTTTAGAGCTAGAGTCCACTTTTGCCTGCACCGCTTTAATACTCTTGTCCAAGCAATGTTCTGGCAACTTTACCTGTTGCGCATAAACAGGCACCGTAAATAAAAAGGAGATAATTACCACCACAAGAGTGTTATTATTTAGTGTTTTCATAACTGTTCCTTTAAATTTTTCCAATCTTTTAGTACCTGAAAAATATCTTTAAACATTAACTCTTCTTGTTTTTTCTTGCTAGTCTTTAGCGTTACAAAGCTGGCTCTGCTTTGGCTTAGTTTTCTTTTTTTATTTAAAAGATTTATTAATTTTTTTTGCTTAGCTTTTTTAGTAGCGTAATAGTTTAAAATATTTTTTTCATTTGCACTATTTGCCCAT comes from the Pseudobdellovibrionaceae bacterium genome and includes:
- a CDS encoding alpha/beta hydrolase, whose translation is MKTLNNNTLVVVIISFLFTVPVYAQQVKLPEHCLDKSIKAVQAKVDSSSKKMFTYYYQKITKHNDSSKPTFIIIPGGPGRSAMTDSQATFMDPVTARRSTDTELYWGLPIQSNVILTGPRSVDCNANNNLPSSSYSTKNIVQDLVALIKKEKLSNYIIVGRSYGTVVATQLVHYIENKEGLLKPQAVLLTGVLGHSIHIDDQAKNVQAVWGQLYSGLSERLQKLFPPNVAAITNSEDFVFPLGIKTQTWLNMIFAKLTIGFNYFSYEVELETFLKNLGQTLSQMSSTSKNGYRYLELKQHLQILKNQVKAYAPKQIDRALGASPKKEDTLNNTSEKSLLFKVITQKEIYRGLQDNADESQFWNSNNWQIKTTPVIYFQGSWDIAVPLDNALSHYKGQKNKKHKYFITAKKGGHDILSGLNDCKENFWKAASKQNFANMISIVENCDPNFSVLK